One window of the Fusobacterium animalis 7_1 genome contains the following:
- a CDS encoding phage baseplate protein — MIDDLKLEAEEVERLENLLIPLEVISEKTRTLPMTLPTKRVENGFNISDSVRKEPMIINITVVDNSKDYLLNRDKLLKLQELGEEVQFVFSNRDTYEHMIIENIEEIETDKQKYGFTYYITLRQIQVGEIKESDVKMDSKKAQTSGGKKKRTTAKVSTPTSAEKSKVTGVLIGDNLGKELKRVNKGLNSITKAQLEEIKKYK; from the coding sequence ATGATAGATGATTTAAAACTTGAAGCTGAAGAAGTTGAAAGACTTGAAAATTTACTAATACCACTTGAAGTTATATCAGAAAAAACAAGAACTTTACCAATGACTTTACCAACTAAAAGAGTTGAGAATGGCTTTAATATAAGTGACAGTGTTAGAAAAGAACCTATGATAATAAATATAACTGTTGTTGATAATAGCAAGGATTATTTATTAAATAGGGATAAACTTTTAAAGTTGCAAGAATTAGGCGAAGAAGTACAGTTTGTTTTTTCTAATCGTGATACTTATGAGCATATGATTATTGAAAATATAGAAGAAATTGAAACTGACAAGCAAAAATATGGCTTTACATATTACATAACATTAAGACAGATACAAGTTGGAGAAATAAAAGAAAGTGATGTAAAAATGGATAGCAAGAAAGCACAAACATCAGGTGGTAAAAAGAAAAGAACAACAGCTAAAGTCAGCACTCCAACAAGTGCAGAAAAAAGCAAAGTTACAGGTGTTTTAATTGGGGATAATCTTGGAAAAGAGTTAAAAAGAGTAAATAAAGGCTTAAATTCTATTACCAAAGCACAGTTAGAAGAAATAAAAAAGTATAAGTAA
- a CDS encoding helix-turn-helix domain-containing protein codes for MKVNYKKLITLIGGKCWSVRDLVNEAKIQPKAYYDIKAGKDTLNIKTVGKIAKALEVDVTELLILD; via the coding sequence ATGAAAGTAAACTATAAAAAGTTAATAACATTAATAGGTGGTAAATGCTGGAGTGTTAGGGACTTAGTAAATGAAGCTAAGATTCAACCAAAAGCCTATTATGACATCAAAGCAGGAAAAGACACATTAAATATTAAAACAGTTGGTAAGATAGCCAAGGCTTTAGAGGTTGATGTTACAGAACTTTTAATATTAGATTAA
- a CDS encoding helix-turn-helix domain-containing protein translates to MKISEKIKELRKNNNLTQKEMAKKLGVSLSSLQKYEYGDFYPSIEVIRKIVEFFNITLNDFLDVSDISNEEKEVINWNIKRSREVEKEIENDIEENARNIEILTEDEGIKNLYCDNIIWQMSIMNFYFKVNTEKKEVNIEFYNDLNFENNKGVYDVTLTFDEFKIFLSHIEETLKLNIFNTLILKAKKQ, encoded by the coding sequence ATGAAAATAAGTGAAAAAATAAAAGAATTAAGAAAAAATAATAATCTTACACAAAAAGAAATGGCTAAAAAATTAGGTGTTTCGCTATCTTCATTACAAAAATATGAATACGGGGATTTCTATCCCAGTATTGAAGTTATAAGAAAAATTGTAGAGTTTTTTAATATAACATTAAATGATTTTTTAGATGTCAGTGATATTAGTAACGAAGAAAAAGAGGTTATAAATTGGAATATCAAACGTTCAAGAGAGGTAGAAAAAGAAATTGAAAACGATATAGAAGAAAATGCTAGAAATATTGAAATATTAACAGAAGATGAGGGGATTAAAAATTTATATTGTGATAATATTATATGGCAAATGAGTATAATGAATTTTTATTTTAAAGTTAATACTGAAAAAAAAGAGGTTAATATAGAGTTTTATAACGACTTAAATTTTGAAAATAATAAAGGTGTGTATGATGTTACTTTAACATTTGATGAATTTAAAATATTCTTGTCTCATATTGAAGAAACGTTAAAATTAAACATTTTTAATACATTGATATTAAAGGCAAAAAAACAATAA
- a CDS encoding Txe/YoeB family addiction module toxin → MNKKEVVWHIKALLDYSEWQKEDIKKADKITNFIIEILRNGVLNGTGKPEKLKARPGYSRRIDQYNRLVYDVIDDKLNIISCKGHYDE, encoded by the coding sequence ATGAATAAAAAGGAAGTTGTTTGGCATATAAAAGCATTATTAGATTATTCAGAATGGCAAAAAGAAGATATAAAAAAAGCTGATAAGATAACCAATTTTATTATTGAAATATTAAGAAATGGTGTATTAAATGGAACTGGAAAGCCTGAGAAGTTAAAAGCTAGACCAGGATATAGCAGAAGAATAGACCAATATAATCGCTTAGTATATGATGTGATAGATGATAAATTAAATATAATTTCTTGTAAAGGGCATTATGATGAGTAA
- a CDS encoding type II toxin-antitoxin system Phd/YefM family antitoxin yields MIAINVNDDIFDKTIGNEEEVIIKRKNKTDDLVLLTAKKYNEILEELKRFQYWQEIDKRIEDLKAGKGIIMPAPLGVDDE; encoded by the coding sequence ATGATAGCTATTAATGTTAATGATGATATATTTGATAAAACAATAGGTAATGAAGAAGAAGTTATTATTAAAAGAAAAAATAAAACAGATGACTTGGTTTTATTGACTGCTAAAAAATATAATGAAATTTTAGAAGAACTTAAAAGGTTTCAATATTGGCAAGAAATTGACAAAAGAATTGAAGATTTAAAAGCTGGAAAAGGTATAATAATGCCTGCTCCCTTAGGTGTTGATGATGAATAA